In the Ricinus communis isolate WT05 ecotype wild-type chromosome 3, ASM1957865v1, whole genome shotgun sequence genome, GGAATAAGACCAATATTACTTTGATACCTAACGTCCCTCACCCTGAATCTCTATCGCAATTTAGAGCCATCAGCCTTTGCGATTTTAATTATAAGGTTATTTCAAATATCCTAGTGTTGAGATTGAAGCCTTGGATATCGAAGCTAGTGAGCCCTTTTCAGTCTGCTTTTACCTAAGGAAGGCATATACATGACAAGATTCTTGTGGGGCATGAAGTTTTTCACAGACTCAGAACTAATTATAATAGGAACTTTAAGGTGATGgctattaaaattgatatgcACAAGGCATGTGATAGGGTTAATTAGAATTTCTTGAAGATTGTTCTAGGGAAGATGGGCTTTAACAGTAGGGTGGTCCAACTGATCATGCAATGTGTTACCATGGTATCCTACTCAGTCATTTTGAATGGGTCCTCTTCTCCTTTCTTTGGGCCAAAGAGAGGGCTTTGTTAAGGGGATCCGTTGTCTTCCTACCAATTCTTATTCGTTGCCAATGCACTATCCTATGCTTTTAGAATGCAATCAACAGTGGGATTCTCCGAGGGCTCAAGCTCAACAGGAGATGTGAAATACTAACGCATTTAGTTTTTACGGATGGCACCTTCCTCATGGGCAAAGCCTCAATCCAGGAGGCTCGAGTACTTGTGGCAATTCTGGATGAATATGGTACGACCAACGAATTAATCCTTACAAATCTGTGATTCTATTCAGTAAAGGGGTTAACCATGTGGAGAAACATAATATTTTAGCTTTTTTGAGGATAAAGGAGGTGGAGGCGGGGATAAATAATTGGGGCTCCCTACCATATGGGGATCATCTAAGAGGAAGGCTTTGAGATTCATTGAGGACTGCCTAAACTCTAAGGCACAAGCATGAATTTTATCCCACGCGGGAAGGGAAGTCATGGTGAAAGTTATCTTATTTGCTCTCCCCACGTATACCATGAGTTGTTATAAACTTCCAAAGAAGGTATGCTCTAGACTGAATAGTTGCATAGCGTCTTTCTAGTAGGGGTAAAAAACGGAAAGGAGGGTCCTTAGTTGGAAGAGATGAGAGGTGTTGGCGTGATCAAAGTTTAAAGAGGGACTAGGACTAGGATTCAGGGACATGCACCTTTTCAACGAAGCTCTCCTCTGCAAGCAGGCCTAAAAGCTTATGAAAGAACCTAACAGTCTGTGGCCTAGGATTATAAAGGCGTTGTATTACCCTAAGGGATCCTTCTGGGAGGCAGTTAAGGGATATAAACCTTCATGGGGTTGGACAAGCATTTTTGGTGTCAGGGGAGTGTTGGAGGAGAGATTCAGGTGGAACATTAGGAATGGGGAAATACTAGAGTGTGGGATGACCCCTAAGTACCTAGACTTTTGCAGTTCAAAATAGAAGCCCGAGGACTGATAGTTATGAGAATCTTAGAGTTGCTGATGTTATAACTCCTAGTAGAGAATGGAATATGGCCCTGTTGCAATCTTTGCTACTCCTTTATGAAGTGGTAGCCATTGAGAAAATTCCAATCAACccaattaattataaagataaacCAGTGTGGCACCTTAATCCTCGGGGGACCTTAACTGTGAAGGCTGCTTATCATCACCTCTGTAACTAGAAGGATTTGGTGGATGTGAATAGGGCTTCTTGCTCCCTCCTAGCCAACACTAGACTATAGGAATCCATTTGGCACGCTCCCCTCCCTCTAAAAGTTAAAGCATTTCTTATGTCGAGTTTCTCAGGATTGCTTGGCTACAAATTCAAACCTTTTTGTCAGGAAGCTGCGGAAATCGAGCATGTGTAACATTTGTAGGAAGGAGGAGACAGTGGAGCATGTTTTCGTTCTCTGCGACCATGCTAGGTGTCACGACCCTacctgtgggcccgtgactgacactagggaatggataggcgtaaggccacagagtcccgtagtaagcctgaccatTCTCTAACTTGATCAAATTTCAATCCAATAGCACTGAACCATAATTAACCTTAACTATCAGGTTCTACATAGTTAGAATGTGGACTGCCAGCAAGAATAAGCAAGATCGGAATTTACAtgaaattacaaaagaataatatGAAATTCCTACTGCGGAgattctagaattttaaaagttaacataccaataaaatatcaattatattaattcgAAGATAAAGGAATCAGGCTGCTAGATGAAAAGCATTGCGAAAAAACTAACCACAcctgaaaaatagttaaattgagactgtcagtctcacgagtgagttaaaatcatatatccaaaaataattacaaacacttcaataatacatttaattaatttaaaataaatattaagtcatgcTAAAATATATGCGTCATGcaatgcttaaataaaaatggatttcacatactacgggacggagtactttaGTAGGACCCTAGTCCCCATTGCTAAACAGTCtcagcctttcggctctctcatTTCCAGCAGGACTGGCGctcagagagcgaagctcgaccaagatccttaaatctagtctggtcacttaactttccaactaagccggcgcccagagagcaatacTCAACTAAAGACCTTTACTCTGACAACTCACTCTACTTAGCCTAGAGAGTtaaactcgaccagggcaaatcctaaaccatttttctatTACCTGACTTAAAATTCATACCGGTGCGCACACGGTCCTGATGCGACCCATCAGGtagcatgttctactgccgtctcaTCCTGAGTCAACATGCAATCACAATAGCCATAtacaaaaatgaaacatatataaacagtaaataaataaataattaaaatattaatcatttaatcagaGCTATTACGTAGAATCCTAGCATGACACACGTAAacaaatatatgactttaactcacagttctgacgacctcctagctctgttccgatgcctcgggtggagcaaGCCGAACTGACAGATTTTTTTAATCACgagaataatttaatcaaaaaaagtaaaaaattcgACAATTAAACCTAGActtagactcctaggactgactgtctaaaagttttcgactcgggtaaattctactgaaaatctgggagaacctcccctaaattacagacatttacccccgtataacgggtccatgacctgccagaaaacacttcaaatatacaACGATAAATTAACGGGAGTCGAGTCACCAAAACTGCATtaattttcccgactccgcaaCATAACACAATCACGACTATTGGCAGACAGTCCgacaaattatttattttaactaataaaactCACATAACTTCTCTAAAATTCAACACAACaattaaacacataaattttattaatgaattctaaaatcaacgggctagagaattaccggacgcttgatcgctcggtcgactcgcctccagccgccagagtccgatcgacgatccgaacgcaCCAACGGACTCGAAATAACGCACTAATGACGATCCCAGCTTTCGATCTTCCGATCCGACATCTGATCATCTGAaaagatttacggacgatctcggccgtcgattttcaGACGGAGTTCGATCGCCATGAAACCGGTGTcgttggaaagcttgagcttagcagagtccggatatgccctccgatcaGCCAAAACTTGCCGGAGCTCGcatgaaaatctaaaaaactCAGCTGCCAACACCTCATCGGAACTCCTTCCTCCGACCACTAAAGCCGACGCTGCTACTCCCAAAAGGAAGCCCTCAACTCACCGGTCAGTTTAAGACCAAAACGCTTTGGAAGCGCTTGGGCAATGACAAGAAAGCCGATGCCGCTTCCTCGCTCACCGCTATCACTTCTGGAGCCACTGCCGGTGCACTCGTCGTCCTCCGCTGCACCTTCGGCCATCGCCTCCACGCTCGGCTGAGCCTCCCTCGCTCTTCCGCCGTTGACGCAGCGCCTCCCACTTCCTCtcctcttcttccccgatctctttctttttttttttcttctctatatCGATAtttggtccctgaacttttcatctttaccatttagtccctcaacttctttaattactaacaatttcatcCTATAAAATTTCTGATTGACCCTCCCACTTtcctttagcttttcaattaagcccctaactatttaatttgggtcaaaaatagaattattgaaaatacataattacttatttactcttacttttaaatataaaattatcaaaatgcccctgccgacatatttaattataaaaataccaaacatacaaatttttattaaaaccccatattaataaaattatatttttaatccttattccaaaataaattttcaatttaatcctaacacacaattagttaattaatcaatttgctaaatatttttcaattaaaattaacaccattagctaattaaaatgtcatttccccaataatttttttataaaatattctttactaattctttcataacttttaatatagaaatatatttatatattcatattagGGAAAATTGAATGAccgaaaatataatttattttccaaataatttacttagttaatttcttaaaaatcaaacaaattagatatacaaaataactcccttatgttatctaatattaaaattatatttaaatcattccaattaaattaaatgaaaataaatttaaataaaaattcatttattaactattactaatgttattattattaaaagaaaattctggATATTACACTAGGGCTACCTGGCTAGCTTCCAACATGGGATTCCTTCCTGATCCGCTCAGGATGGGTCCTTCTGTAGCTTTGTGGCTTGATCTCGGCAATCAGGTGTCTCAAAGAGAATGCATTACTATTATTAGGGCTATTGCCTGTCTGTGTTAGTGTATTTGGAAGAGCAGAAATGCTGCCACTTTTGAGTCCATTTCCCATAATCCTTCTTTAACTATTTGCAGAGCTTTCCAACTAGCAGAGGAATGGGAGGCTGCCTAACAAATCAACTCCAGGCATTAGGGTACAGAGCATGCCCAGTCTCAGCAGTTATGGTGCCCCCTGAAACCTGGAGAGTTCAAATTCAATGTTGATGCGTCCTTCGATACGAACAGCAGAGTTGTAACAGCAGCAGTGGTGTGGAGGGACTCCAAAGTTCAACTCTGGGATGGATGCACAAGGAAATTCAAAGCCTCATCATCCCTGGTAGCTAAAGCCACTGCCTCTAAAGATGGCCTGCTCTTAGCTAAGGCAATAAAACCTAGGTGTAGTGTTTTTGAAACAGACTCCTTAATACTTTTCAACAGGCTTAAGGATCCTAGTTCCAGTCCTTGGGAGATTGATGTCATTGTTAggagtttgtcttgatcttttGGCTGAACTACCAAATAGTTCTTTTGATGTTGTTAACAAAAAATGTAATTTGTTGCGGATTGGGTAGCAAAAACGACTATGAAAGATGCTATTCCTGGTGGTTGGATGGCTACCCCTTCACCTCAGTTGTTTTCCAAATTACTCTttgatatcaatataattattattttttctgaattctttatataatcttatgctaacaaataatattttagaatttatatagattaatcattaaatagagttaaatactatttactttttaaaattgtaattcaatttatgaatcatattttgtattttaattgttGCACTGaaatttctctttattttaataaaactaaatattatctaatttagcaaatcaaataatagaatattaaatttaaaaaaaatttaaacttattaataacTTCTAAACTCATCTCtaaaactattatttattaactataaCGAATTTCTACTTTTAGTACACATTAAATTAgatgttaaataaaataaatacttaatattttttacatattattttttagtacaatttaattttagcaaaactaatatttttaaatattttatttaataatattttaaagatctTCCTGCCATGATAGCTGATGCAGAAAATAAAGAGGAGATTCAAGGCTTCAGAGTAGTTCGCACAACACCGGCTATTTCACATTTATCTTTTTGCAGATGACAGTATCCTATTCAGTAGGGCTATAGTGTAGGAAGGAGATAATAAGACTCCACAAATCTTACACTCTTATGCGAAGTGTCACAGCCCGCATATTTCTCCTTCTCGCACGAAGGTTCAATGGCCCAAGAAGCCTCCAAAGTTCGCTACAAAGCAAGGGAGGattctagaacattctagaatcATCTGGAAACATCTGGAAGCACCTGGAACATTCTAAAATAATCTAGAAGCATGTATAATGTGTAGATAAGTATGGAAGTGTGTAGAACATTCTAGATACTTAATCTTAGCCATTAGATTGAATGTATCATCACCGTCCATTGAGGAGGTGGAGGCCTATATATAGCTTAGAGAATTCATTTGTAAGCATCAAGTAGAAATCaatatatttctctttataaAAAGCTCTCAAAGTTGTCTCTAGCtctcttttgttcttcttgcCATCCTAGCTAGCATTTTGCCTAGCATTTGAAGAGTAAGGCTGACTAGCTTACTTGTTTCCGTGAGAAAGTAGCTAGTGCCGCACGGTTCGTTGGTAGAAAACACCAAGCCCGTgacagttggtatcagagcaaggTTAGACAATCGTTGAAATGGCAAAGACATCAAGAGCAAGTGAGGCTGCTAGAGTTCCGAAGGAGGTAAGGCAACTCCAGAGTGAGGTTGTGAAGGACCAGCCGGAAGCGTCCAAGCCACCAAGGAAGGAGAGAGGAAGGTCGAGGGATGTTGTGTCTGACATGGATGCCAGGCTAGCCAAGGTAGAGCTAACTGTGGCCGAGGGACAAGATACGTTCTGGGATTTAGTCCAACGCATCGGGGAGCTCGAGAATGGAAGAGAAGAGCTTCAAGAGGGGATGCAAGCTGCCTTGAACGAAGGGATGTCCAAGTGTCAAGAACAAGCTAAGACCGTGGAGAAAACTCTCCTTGCCGAGGTTGTGACGTTGAGGGAGATACTTGATGGAATGGTTGTTAGGTTGTTGGCAACCGAGGAAGAGCTTATCCTCTGCAAGAAGGCAGCTATCCAGGGAAATGGAAGCGTGCCTATGATAGTTTCTACTCCATCGAAGTTAGATGTTCCGAAGCCTAAAGCTTATAAAGGCTCGAGGAACGCGAAGGAAATTGATAACTTCCTATGGAACTTGGAGCAATACTTCAAAGCACTTGGCTTAATAGAAGAAGCCAAGAAGGTTGACGCTGCCGCACTTTTCTTAGAAGACACCGCAATGCTGTGGTGGAGAAGGAGGAGTGGCGACATAGAAAATGGGATATGCACCATCGACTCGTGGGGAGAATTCAAGAAAGAGTTGAAGAAGCAGATCTACCCCGAGAATGCTATTCGAGATGCAAGGGCCAAATTGCGGCGACTCTCACATACGAGAAGCATCAAAGAGTATGTTAAAGAATTCACTGACACACTCCTTGAGATTCCCAACTACACCGATGAAGAAGCCTTGTTTGCGTTCACAGATGGGTTGCAGATTTGGGCAAGGTTGGAGTTGGAGAGCCGTGGTGTCCAAGATCTCAACACCGCCATTGCCGTGGCCGAATCCTTGATAGAGATCAGGAGGCAAGACAAGCACAAGCCTGACCAAGAAAGGAACGGTAACGGAAAGAATGGGGGAGATCGCCACCACAAAAAGGAAGGCTCCTACAGGTTTGACAAGCCCATAGAGGGAGGCAATCATGGCAACAAGGATGACAAAGGTGGAGAAAAGCCTCGTATCAAGtgtttcttctatgatggacCACATAAGGCAAGAGAGTGCCCTACGAAGAACAAGCTCTCTGCGTTGGTCGAAGAAAGGGAAGAACACCAACGAGTGC is a window encoding:
- the LOC125369504 gene encoding uncharacterized protein LOC125369504; translation: MAKTSRASEAARVPKEVRQLQSEVVKDQPEASKPPRKERGRSRDVVSDMDARLAKVELTVAEGQDTFWDLVQRIGELENGREELQEGMQAALNEGMSKCQEQAKTVEKTLLAEVVTLREILDGMVVRLLATEEELILCKKAAIQGNGSVPMIVSTPSKLDVPKPKAYKGSRNAKEIDNFLWNLEQYFKALGLIEEAKKVDAAALFLEDTAMLWWRRRSGDIENGICTIDSWGEFKKELKKQIYPENAIRDARAKLRRLSHTRSIKEYVKEFTDTLLEIPNYTDEEALFAFTDGLQIWARLELESRGVQDLNTAIAVAESLIEIRRQDKHKPDQERNGNGKNGGDRHHKKEGSYRFDKPIEGGNHGNKDDKGGEKPRIKCFFYDGPHKARECPTKNKLSALVEEREEHQRVQEESKMGSLQLLSAIKTKFEMPKSEKKGRLFVEAKVGSRTVEALIDTGANNNLLEVKEAERLGIKYAKEQGWLKAVNSAPNATCGFARDVKVSLGNTCMVPLKREAKVKAMKISAMQLSERVEKAQPSFLAVLKEEVATLPQDKVPKEITGVLDEFGNVMPAELPKKLPSKREVDQKMELVEGTRPLTAVPHSMAPLEFEELRRQPKELLDASHTRSSSV